From Chiroxiphia lanceolata isolate bChiLan1 chromosome 11, bChiLan1.pri, whole genome shotgun sequence, the proteins below share one genomic window:
- the GRM2 gene encoding metabotropic glutamate receptor 2, which yields MAVPLAAWLWLMHLATCLAAGHGMAGKKEISMDGDLVIGGLFPVHEKGVGSEDCGKINEHRGIQRLEAMLFALDEINKDRSILPGVKLGAHILDTCSKDTYALEQSLDFVRASLTRVDGSEHICPDGSYAVHDDVPTAITGVIGGSYSDVSIQVANLLRLFQIPQISYASTSAKLSDKSRYDYFARTVPPDFYQAKAMAEILRFFNWTYVSTVASEGDYGETGIEAFEQEARMRNICIATSEKVGRSMNKKTYDGVVRALLQKPNARVVVLFTRSEDARELLAAAQRANVSFMWVASDGWGALESVVAGSEAVAEGAITIELAAYPIKEFAAYFLNLHPYNNSRNPWFREFWEQRFKCSFHTQDCSRYSLKAGKFEPESKITFVINAVYAMAHSLHNMHRALCPNDTKLCDAMKPVNGKRFYKDFILNVNFDAPFRPADTESVVRFDRYGDGIGRYNIFNYHHVDGRYRYQKVGYWAEGLILDTSLIPWAEASIPVSQCSDPCKKNEIKSMQPGDICCWICIPCQPYEYLLDEFTCMDCGLGYWPNETLNGCYELPQEYIRWKDVWAIGPVTISCLGFISTLFVIGVFVKNNDTPIVKASGRELCYILLTGVLMCYSMTFIFIAKPSTEVCTLRRLGLGTSFAVCYSALLTKTNRIARIFSGVKEGVQRPRFISPTSQVVICMALISCQLIIVIIWLLVETPGTGKETEPDKRYIVTLKCNNRDSNMLISLTYNVLLIVLCTVYAFKTRKCPENFNEAKFIGFTMYTTCIIWLAFLPIFYVTSSDYRVQTTTMCISVSLSGTVVLGCLFTPKLHIILFQPQKNVASHRVGTARFSVAAASSSQSQGSASQYVPTVCNGREVVDSTTSSL from the exons ATGGCGGTCCCCTTGGCCGCCTGGCTGTGGCTGATGCACCTGGCcacctgcctggctgcagggcaCGGCATGGCTGGCAAGAAGGAGATCAGCATGGATGGGGACCTGGTGATTGGGGGCCTCTTCCCTGTCCACGAGAAAGGAGTGGGGAGCGAGGACTGCGGCAAGATCAATGAACACCGGGGCATCCAGCGCCTGGAGGCCATGCTCTTCGCCCTGGACGAGATCAAcaaggacaggagcatcctgcCAGGGGTGAAGCTGGGCGCCCACATCCTCGACACCTGCTCTAAGGATACCTATGCCCTGGAGCAGTCCCTGGACTTTGTCCGTGCTTCCCTCACTAGGGTGGACGGCTCTGAGCACATCTGCCCTGACGGCTCCTACGCTGTCCACGATGACGTGCCCACTGCCATCACAGGCGTCATCGGGGGCTCCTACAGTGACGTTTCCATTCAG GTGGCCAACCTGCTGAGGCTCTTCCAGATCCCACAGATCAGCTATGCCTCCACCAGCGCCAAGCTCAGTGACAAGTCCCGCTACGACTACTTTGCCCGCACCGTCCCGCCAGACTTCTACCAAGCCAAAGCCATGGCAGAGATCCTCCGCTTCTTCAACTGGACCTACGTCTCCACCGTGGCCTCGGAGGGTGACTATGGGGAGACGGGGATCGAGGCCTTTGAGCAAGAAGCCCGCATGCGAAACATCTGCATCGCTACCTCGGAGAAGGTGGGGCGCTCCATGAACAAGAAGACCTACGACGGGGTGGTCCgggctctgctgcagaagcCCAATGCCAGAGTGGTCGTGCTCTTCACTCGCAGTGAAGACGCCCGGGAGCTGCTGGCGGCTGCCCAGAGAGCCAATGTGTCCTTCATGTGGGTGGCCAGTGATGGGTGGGGAGCCCTGGAGAGCGTAGTGGCCGGGAGCGAAGCGGTGGCAGAGGGAGCCATCACCATCGAGTTAGCAGCCTACCCCATTAAGGAGTTTGCTGCCTATTTCCTTAACCTCCATCCCTACAATAACAGCCGAAATCCCTGGTTTCGGGAATTTTGGGAACAGAGGTTTAAGTGCAGCTTCCACACGCAGGACTGTAGCCGGTATTCCCTCAAGGCAGGCAAGTTTGAGCCGGAGTCCAAGATCACATTTGTGATCAATGCTGTCTATGCCATGGCTCACTCTCTCCACAACATGCACCGAGCACTGTGCCCCAATGACACCAAGCTCTGTGATGCCATGAAGCCCGTCAATGGCAAGAGGTTCTACAAGGACTTTATTCTCAATGTTAATTTTGACG CTCCGTTCAGGCCAGCAGACACAGAGAGTGTTGTTCGATTTGACCGCTATGGTGATGGGATCGGGCGTTACAACATCTTCAACTATCACCACGTGGACGGGCGGTATCGGTACCAGAAAGTGGGCTACTGGGCAGAGGGGCTCATCCTCGACACCAGCCTAATCCCATGGGCTGAGGcctccatccctgtgtcccagtgCAGTGACCCCTGCAAAAAGAATGAGATCAAGAGCATGCAGCCCGGAGATATTTGCTGCTGGATCTGCATCCCCTGCCAGCCCTACGAGTACTTGCTGGATGAGTTCACCTGCATGGACTGTGGTCTTGGTTACTGGCCCAACGAGACCCTGAATGGCTGCTACGAGCTGCCCCAAGAGTACATCCGCTGGAAAGATGTCTGGGCCATTGGTCCCGTCACTATCTCTTGTCTGGGCTTTATCTCTACGCTCTTTGTTATTGGAGTCTTCGTGAAGAATAACGACACCCCCATTGTGAAAGCCTCCGGCCGGGAGCTGTGTTACATCCTCCTGACCGGGGTCCTCATGTGCTACAGCATGACCTTCATCTTCATCGCGAAGCCCTCCACCGAGGTGTGCACGCTCCGGCGCCTGGGGCTGGGCACGTCCTTCGCCGTCTGCTACTCGGCCCTCCTGACCAAAACCAACCGCATCGCCAGGATCTTCAGCGGGGTGAAGGAGGGGGTCCAGCGCCCCCGGTTCATAAGCCCCACGTCGCAGGTGGTCATCTGCATGGCCCTCATCTCTTGCCAGCTCATCATCGTCATCATCTGGCTGCTGGTGGAGACCCCCGGCACAGGCAAGGAGACTGAGCCTGACAAGAGGTACATCGTCACCCTCAAGTGCAACAACCGCGACTCCAACATGCTCATTTCGCTCACCTACAATGTCCTCTTGATTGTCCTCTGCACGGTCTATGCCTTCAAGACACGGAAATGCCCTGAAAACTTCAACGAGGCCAAGTTCATTGGGTTCACCATGTACACGACCTGCATCATCTGGCTGGCATTCCTGCCCATCTTCTACGTGACCTCCAGCGACTACCGT GTCCAGACCACCACCATGTGCATCTCGGTGAGCCTCAGCGGCACCGTGGTCCTCGGCTGCCTCTTCACCCCCAAGCTCCACATCATACTCTTCCAGCCACAGAAGAATGTGGCCAGTCACCGTGTGGGCACCGCTCGGTTCAGCgtggcagctgccagctccagccAGTCCCAAG GCTCAGCCTCGCAGTACGTGCCCACAGTGTGCAATGGTCGCGAGGTGGTGGACTCCACGACGTCGTCCTTGTGA
- the RRP9 gene encoding U3 small nucleolar RNA-interacting protein 2, with the protein MAAPPEHTESDAVGELSIRLFRVVMGFMAEMKLMKKEVRDGPALLLPLLLHLHDQDKSVAKPMDAAGGGARCRRAAGGPTCPGSMAAAAAASGRRAKAPRGAAGRRRPRPAVPNAQGRPRAVAGRPADEEVSSDSETESLSLGRRRREAAAAEEEVEETPQEKKLRLAKQYLEELRQLEEERAEEEEEETQPADLIGDRLKEDVLEQKGRLQRLVAKDVQPPDPASIRVLRGHQLPVTCLVISPDDRFIFSASKDGSLIKWEVDSGKRLCVVPGGKKGTEERHMGHASQILCMAISSDGKYLATGDRNKLIMIWDTATCKRLHIFTGHRDAVSGLSFRKGTHQLYSASHDRCVKVWNVAENAYVETLFGHQDVITGLDSLSRECCVTAGGRDGTVRLWKIPEETQLVFSGHQGSIDCIQLINEEHMVSGADDGSLALWGLTKKKPLALARQAHGMQDSQGLEQPYWISAVAALRNSDLLATGSHSASVKLWKCGEGFRKLEHLWDIPLVGFVNSLKFSSSGDFLVAGIGQEHRLGRWWRIKEAKNSICIIPLKQRATTSGPESPGSS; encoded by the exons ATGGCTGCACCTCCTGAACACACG GAGTCGGACGCCGTGGGGGAGCTCTCCATCCGTCTCTTCCGAGTGGTGATGGGCTTCATGGCTGAGATGAAGCTGATGAAAAAGGAGGTGCGGGACggccctgcactgctgctgcctctgctccttcaCCTGCACGACCAGGACAAGAGCGTGGCCAAG CCAATGGACGCtgccgggggcggggcccggTGCCGGCGGGCGGCAGGCGGCCCCACGTGTCCCGGCAgcatggcggcggcggcggcggcgagcgGCAGGAGGGCCAAGGCCCCGCGCGGGGCCGCGGGAcggcggcggccgcgcccgGCG GTCCCGAACGCCCAGGGGAGACCGCGGGCGGTGGCCGGCCGGCCCGCCGACGAGGAGGTGTCCAGCGACTCCGAGACGGAGAG CCTGTCGttggggcggcggcggcgagaggcggcggcggcggaggaggaggtggaggagacGCCGCAGGAGAAGAAGCTGCGCCTGGCCAAGCAGTACCTGGAGGAGCTCCGCCAGCTCG AGGAGGAGcgggcggaggaggaggaggaggaaactcAGCCGGCGGATCTCATCGGCGACCGACTGAAGGAGGACGTG CTCGAACAGAAGGGCCGGCTGCAGCGCCTGGTCGCCAAAGAT GTGCAGCCTCCGGATCCAGCCAGCATCCGTGTGCTGCGGGGACACCAGCTGCCTGTCACCTGCCTGGTCATCTCTCCCGATGACAGGTTCATCTTTTCTGCGTCCAAGGACGGCTCCCTCATCAAAT GGGAGGTGGACAGTGGGAAGAGGCTGTGTGTGGTGCCCGGGGGGAAGAAGGGCACGGAGGAGCGGCACATGGGACACGCATCCCAGATCCTCTGCATGGCCATCTCATCGGATGGCAAGTACCTG GCCACAGGAGACAGGAACAAGTTGATCATGATCTGGGACACAGCCACCTGCAAGCGCCTGCACATCTTCACAGGGCACCGTGACGCTGTCTCG GGCCTGTCCTTCCGCAAGGGGACACACCAGCTGTACAGTGCTTCCCATGACCGCTGTGTCAAAGTCTGGAACGTGGCAGAGAACGCCTATGTGGAGACCCT ATTCGGGCACCAGGATGTCATCACGGGGCTGGACAGCCTGAGCCGGGAGTGCTGTGTGACGGCGGGGGGACGGGATGGCACCGTGCGGCTCTGGAAGATCCCTGAGGAGACACAGCTCGTGTTTTCTGGGCACCA GGGCTCCATTGACTGTATTCAGCTCATCAATGAGGAGCACATGGTGTCCGGCGCCGATGACGG GTCTTTAGCCCTCTGGGGGCTGACGAAGAAGAAGCCTCTGGCGCTGGCTCGGCAGGCACACGGCATGCAGGATTCCcagggcctggagcagcccTACTGGATCTCAGCGGTGGCCGCCCTGCGCAACAGTGACCTCCTGGCTACAG GATCCCACAGCGCCAGCGTGAAGCTCTGGAAGTGTGGTGAGGGATTTCGGaagctggagcacctctgggACATCCCCTTG GTGGGCTTTGTCAACAGCCTCAAGTTCTCATCATCTGGTGACTTCCTGGTGGCTGGCATCGGGCAGGAGCACCG GCTTGGACGGTGGTGGAGAATCAAAGAAGCCAAAAACAGCATCTGCATCATCCCCCTTAAACAGAGAGCCACGACCTCTGGCCCTGAATCTCCTGGCAGCTCCTAG
- the NAA80 gene encoding N-alpha-acetyltransferase 80 → MGSVSEELSLVPLHQRPELLEACAELLREEWGKSRASRLHMLQRSSDAFPICLLLLQSRGPTEIPGPREGPCQLVGHVRLSRVVGRPRDLYVESVVVARALRGQGYGRRLMEATERWAQAQGFGCLHLTTHDKQHFYAHLGYVLGEPVQSVAFLSPAISSEVLRLFSAPPGAAITIRPRVPSAPPPPLPPLTVPPPPPPPTVIWARGVLAENSKQSLLKTPHRDAKGLPIFWMKKDI, encoded by the coding sequence ATGGGCTCGGTGTCAGAGGAGCTCAGCTTGGTCCCCCTGCACCAGAGGCCGGAGCTGCTGGAAGCCTGTGCCGAGCTGCTGCGCGAGGAGTGGGGGAAGAGCCGGGCGTCGAGGCTCCACATGCTCCAGCGCTCCTCGGACGCCTTTCCcatctgcctgctgctgctgcagagccgGGGCCCCACCGAGATCCCTGGCCCCCGGGAGGGTCCCTGCCAGCTGGTGGGCCATGTCCGACTCTCCCGCGTGGTCGGCCGTCCCCGTGACCTCTACGTGGAGAGCGTGGTGGTGGCCCGGGCGCTGCGGGGCCAGGGCTACGGGCGGCGGCTGATGGAGGCCACTGAGCGGTGGGCCCAGGCCCAGGGGTTTGGCTGCCTGCACCTCACCACCCACGACAAGCAGCATTTCTATGCCCACCTGGGCTACGTCCTGGGTGAGCCGGTGCAGAGCGTGGCCTTTCTCAGCCCTGCCATATCCTCTGAGGTGCTGCGGCTCTTCTCCGcccctcctggtgctgccatCACCATCAGGCCAAGGGTACCCTCTGCCCCCCcgcctcccctcccacccctcacTGTCCCACCACCCCCCCCTCCACCGACTGTGATCTGGGCGAGGGGTGTCCTGGCTGAGAACAGCAAGCAGAGCCTCCTGAAAACCCCCCACCGCGACGCCAAAGGGCTCCCCATCTTCTGGATGAAGAAGGACATCTGA
- the HYAL3 gene encoding hyaluronidase-3, translating into MVLVLVLWVCLALGTTSGESPAPEPLSGGQPFAVVWNVPTGRCQCRFGVALPLSDYGIVENQDGCFMGQNITIFYKNKFGLYPYLSQQGVPRNGGIPQRVPLGSHLARVAEDIHLLLRPAFHGLAVVDWEEWRPLWAQNWGTKKIYRAASKQWVRDRHGTLPARRLLRLAQQEFEQAAQALMEETLLLGQTLRPRGLWGFYRFPDCLNGNWAKEANYTGQCQPAEVQRNNRLGWLWAASSALYPSIYLPPVLPPALRHRYVHHRLREALRVAAFGARGLLPVIAYSRLSFRRSPQFLELADLVHTIGESAALGAAGLVLWGDMSYSRSAESCASLRHYLVSTLGPYVANVTAAARECSYRKCHGHGRCVRWQPHDLGSLLHLGPGASPPAAFRCHCYRGWAGEGCAQRVRPGPAASCLVPTHTHSLYGHKDLLPSDTCPPQGTWGW; encoded by the exons atggtgctggtgctggtgctgtgggtgTGCCTGGCACTGGGCACCACCAGCGGGGAGAGCCCAGCACCTGAGCCCCTGTCAGGCGGCCAGCCCTTTGCCGTGGTGTGGAACGTCCCCACTGGGCGCTGCCAGTGCCGCTTCGGTGTGGCGCTGCCTCTCAGTGACTATGGCATCGTGGAGAACCAGGACGGCTGCTTCATGGGCCAGAACATCACCATCTTCTACAAGAACAAGTTTGGGCTGTACCCCTACCTGTCACAGCAGGGTGTCCCCCGCAATGGGGGCATCCCCCAGCGCGTCCCCCTTGGCTCCCACCTTGCCAGGGTGGCTGAGGACATCCACCTCCTCCTGCGCCCTGCTTTCCATGGCTTGGCCGTGGTGGACTGGGAGGAGTGGAGGCCCCTCTGGGCCCAAAACTGGGGGACCAAAAAGATATACCGGGCAGCCTCGAAGCAGTGGGTGCGGGACCGGCATGGCACCCTGCCGGCACGGCGGCTGCTCCGGCTGGCCCAGCAGGAGTTTGAGCAGGCGGCACAGGCTCTGATGGAAGAGACGCTTCTACTGGGCCAGACCCTGCGCCCAAGAGGGCTTTGGGGTTTCTACCGCTTCCCTGACTGCCTCAATGGAAACTGGGCCAAGGAGGCCAACTACACCGGGCAGTGCCAGCCGGCAGAGGTGCAGCGCAACAACcggctgggctggctctgggccGCCTCTTCGGCCCTCTACCCCAGCATCTACCTGCCGCCGGTGCTGCCACCTGCCCTGCGCCACCGCTACGTCCACCACCGGCTGCGTGAGGCCCTGCGCGTGGCCGCCTTCGGGGCCCGTGGCCTCCTGCCCGTGATCGCCTATTCCCGCCTCTCCTTCCGCCGCTCACCCCAGTTCCTGGAGCTG GCTGACCTGGTGCACACCATTGGGGAGAGTGCAGCGCTAGGAGCAGCTGGACTCGTGCTCTGGGGAGACATGTCCTATTCCCGCTCAGCT gagagctgtgccagcctgcGCCACTACCTCGTGTCCACCCTTGGCCCCTACGTGGCCAATGTGACGGCGGCGGCCCGAGAGTGCAGCTACAGGAAGTGCCATGGACACGGGCGCTGCGTGCGCTGGCAGCCCCATGACCTGGGCAGCCTCCTGCACCTCGGACCCGGTGCCAGCCCGCCGGCTGCCTTCCGCTGCCACTGCTACCGTGGCTGGGCAGGCGAGGGCTGTGCACAGCGGGTCcggcctggccctgctgcctcctgcctggtGCCCACCCACACTCACAGCCTTTATGGGCATAAGGACCTCCTGCCCTCCGATACCTGCCCACCACAGGGCACGTGGGGCTGGTGA
- the LSMEM2 gene encoding leucine-rich single-pass membrane protein 2: MPREAAEDSMGRAEGAAPAEPGDPDSSEPGAISLCPVESISDLHLALGGQKGTEGNGPAPSSSLRRPPPRPVSPVPPVLLPTLRPVPPASPCPCLGPGHPLLLALLVLLALASLVLATLAIYLSVLQSQSVRALAQWLESQEDAVHQLRVASRQLWARLNASTQPGGHR; the protein is encoded by the exons atgcccagggaggctgcagaAG ACAGCATGGGAAGGGCTGAGGGTGCTGCGCCAGCAGAGCCCGGGGACCCTGACAGCAGTGAGCCTGGAGCCATCAGCCTGTGCCCCGTGGAGTCCATCAGCGACCTGCACTTGGCCTTGGGCGGGCAGAAGGGCACAGAGG GCAAcggcccagctccctccagcaGCCTGCGCCGGCCTCCACCTCGGCccgtgtcccctgtgcccccagtgCTACTGCCTACCCTGCGCCCCGtgccccctgccagcccctgcccctgcctcgGCCCTGGCCACcccctgctgctggctctgctggtgcTCCTGGCACTTGCGAGCCTGGTCCTGGCCACGCTGGCCATCTACCTGAGTG TCCTGCAGAGCCAGTCCGTGCGGGCGCTGGCCCAGTGGCTGGAGAGCCAGGAGGACGCCGTGCACCAGCTGCGGGTAGccagcaggcagctctgggctcgCCTCAACGCCAGCACCCAGCCCGGCGGGCACcgctga
- the IFRD2 gene encoding interferon-related developmental regulator 2: protein MPRSRRAARRGPGSARAGSPGSEEEAGSEVLSHCSSASEGASPAEEGPGSEAASEQGQEEEAEDRLKEHMDNLLDKSAKTRQAALQSLRLALSSKTLSEFLLERRLTLTDSLEKCLKKGKGDEQALAGTVLTLLCLQMGSGPEGEEVFRSLKPLLVSVLTDSTASPSARQSCAMALGMCCYIAAADLEDLVSCLSCLEGVFSLPSTGEAGSAPAQHGPLHCSALQSWSLLLTICPPSHLRSILDNRWLQLPPLLSSSSVALRILAGETIALVFELAQDLEEDLCHQDTEFLCAQLKVLATESNKYRAKTDRRKQRSIFRDILRFIESGEYQEETIRFGLECMYLDSWARQRTYQAFKEVLGSGIRHHLQNNELLREIFGLGPPLVLDAAALKASKVSRFEKHLYNSAAFKARTKARSRVRDKRADVL, encoded by the exons ATGCCGCGGTCCCGCCGCGCTGCGCGCC GCGGCCCCGGCAGCGCCCGGGCGGGCTCGCCCGGCAGCGAGGAGGAGGCCGGCAGCGAGGTGCTGAGCCACTGCAGCAGCGCCAGCGAGGGCGCCAGCCCAGCCGAGGAGGGACCAG GGAGCGAGGCGGCGAGTGAGcaaggccaggaggaggaggcagaggacCGGCTGAAGGAGCACATGGACAACCTCCTGGACAAGAG CGCCAAGACGCGACAGGCGGCACTGCAGAGCCTGCGCCTGGCCTTGTCCTCCAAAACCCTGTCCGAGTTCCTGCTGGAGCGCCGCCTCACGCTCACCGACTCGTTGGAGAAGTGTCTCAAGAAAG gtAAAGGGGACGAACAGGCGCTGGCGGGCACCGTCCtcaccctcctctgcctccagatGGGCTCTGGCCCGGAGGGAGAAGAGGTGTTCCGCAGCCTGAAGCCCCTGCTCGTCAGCGTCCTGACAGACAGCACGGCCAGCCCCAGCGCCCGGCAGAGC TGTGCCATGGCCCTGGGCATGTGCTGCTACATTGCTGCTGCTGACCTCGAG GACCTGGTTTCATGCCTGTCCTGCTTGGAGGGCGTCTTCagcctccccagcacaggtgaGGCAGGCTCAGCACCTGCCCAGCACGGGCCTCTGCACTGCAGCGCGCTCCAGTCATGGTCCCTGCTCCTGACCATCTGCCCCCCCTCCCACCTCAGGAGCATTTTGGACAA TCgctggctgcagctgcccccACTGCTGTCCAGCAGCAGCGTCGCCCTGCGCATCCTGGCCGGGGAAACCATCGCACTGGTGTTTGAGCTGGCCCAGGACCTGGAG GAGGACTTGTGTCACCAAGATACAGAGTTCTTGTGTGCCCAGCTCAAGGTCCTGGCTACTGAGAGCAACAAGTACCGAGCCAAGACGGACCGACGGAAGCAGCGATCCATATTCCGGGACATCCTGCGTTtcattgag AGTGGGGAGTACCAGGAGGAGACCATCCGATTTGGCCTGGAGTGCATGTACCTGGACAGCTGGGCACGCCAGCGGACCTACCAAGCCTTTAAAGAGGTGCTGGGCTCTGGCATCCGCCACCACCTCCAG AACAACGAGCTGCTACGGGAGATCTTCGGCCTCGGGCCCCCCTTGGTGCTGGACGCGGCTGCTCTGAAAGCCAGCAAGGTCTCCCGCTTTGAGAAG caCCTCTACAACTCGGCCGCCTTCAAAGCCCGCACGAAAGCCCGGAGCCGTGTGCGGGACAAGCGGGCGGATGTGCTGTGA
- the LOC116792226 gene encoding 2'-5'-oligoadenylate synthase 1-like, giving the protein MNMGQVSFMNDLRTVSARNLDGWIMQNLEPSPAFSMQVKQTVRRICDFLKEDCFGTKIHVNKTVKGGSAGKGTALKNNSDADVVLFLSCLSSYQKQKENRKEMLDLIKIRLIALFCRKNLQFTVCISEPRYKGPDNAPRSLSLTLSSKENGESIDVDILPAYDALGQVMKDAPPKADVYVELLNACSQPGEFSPCFTELQKKFVKRLPAKPKNLLRLVKYWYKELKLKNPKADLPPKYALELLTIYAWEEGTGSCDSFVMAQGFLTVLKLLCRYQDICIYWEKYYSLRDSKIGDHVKGLLSSDRPVILDPADPTGILGQGKNWGLMARAAASSCSSLPCLADIQPWEVQPARRVNIDVRQLSGTKLSLTISPYDTIGKVKEEIQQKWGIPFYRQNLAQQEPGRSNINLQGSKTLAEYGIFYSTMLVLLQTEPEEMEVFVQGDKNRSTTYTVLPTDTVRKLKEQIQSQQGPSADQQYLIYNSREMEDRHTLAHYNVQPKTTIHLSLRLRGGAGPQHPQFPACSPF; this is encoded by the exons ATGAATATGGGCCAGGTGTCATTCATGAACGATCTGAGAACGGTGTCTGCCAGAAACCTGGATGGCTGGATCATGCAGAACctggagcccagcccagctttCTCCATGCAGGTGAAGCAGACAGTGAGGCGGATCTGTGACTTCTTGAAGGAGGACTGCTTTGGGACCAAAATCCACGTCAACAAGACAGTCAAG GGTGGCTCAGCGGGCAagggcacagccctgaagaACAACTCTGATGCTGATGTGGTGCTCTTCCTCAGCTGCTTATCCAGCTACCAAAAGCAGAAGGAGAATAGAAAGGAGATGCTGGATTTGATCAAAATAAGGCTGATTGCCTTATTTTGCAGGAAGAACTTGCAGTTCACTGTGTGCATCAGTGAACCCCGTTACAAGGGTCCTGACAATGCACCACGCTCCCTCAGCCTCACTCTCTCCTCCAAGGAGAACGGAGAGTCCATTGATGTGGACATTCTGCCTGCCTATGATGCCTTGG GGCAGGTAATGAAGGACGCCCCGCCAAAGGCAGATGTGTACGTGGAGCTCCTGAATGCCTGCAGCCAACCTGGGGAGTTTTCCCCCTGCTTCACTGAGCTGCAGAAGAAGTTTGTGAAGCGTCTCCCTGCCAAGCCGAAGAACCTCCTGCGACTGGTCAAGTACTGGTAcaaggag CTGAAGCTAAAGAACCCTAAAGCGGACCTGCCCCCCAAGTatgccctggagctgctgacCATCTATGCTTGGGAGGAGGGCACAGGCTCCTGCGACTCCTTTGTCATGGCTCAAGGCTTCCTTACAGTGCTGAAGCTGCTGTGCCGGTACCAGGACATCTGCATCTACTGGGAGAAGTACTACTCGCTCCGGGACAGCAAGATTGGTGACCATGTCAAGGGGCTGCTGAGCAGTGACCG CCCTGTCATTCTGGACCCTGCTGACCCCACAGGGATCCTGGGCCAAGGCAAGAACTGGGGCTTGATGGCGcgggcagctgccagcagctgcagctccctgccctgccttgcagatatccagccctgggaggtgCAG ccgGCCCGGCGCGTGAACATTGATGTGAGGCAGTTGTCGGGCACCAAACTGAGCTTGACCATCAGCCCCTATGACACCATTGGGAAGGTGAAGGAGGAGATCCAGCAGAAGTGGGGCATCCCCTTTTACAGGCAGAACttggcacagcaggagccaggTAGGAGCAACATCAACCTACAGGGTAGCAAGACCCTGGCTGAATATGGCATCTTCTACAGCACcatgctggtgctgctgcagaccGAGCCCGAGGAGATGGAGGTCTTCGTGCAGGGTGATAAGAACCGCAGCACTACCTACACAGTGCTGCCCACCGACACTGTCCGGAAGCTgaaggagcagatccagagcCAGCAGGGGCCTTCTGCTGACCAGCAGTACCTCATCTATAACAGCAGGGAGATGGAGGACCGGCACACGCTGGCACATTACAATGTTCAGCCCAAGACCACCATCCACCTGTCCCTGCGGCTCCGGGGGGGTGCAGGCCCCCAGCATCCCCAGTTCCCTGCCTGCTCGCCCTTCTGA